The Desmonostoc muscorum LEGE 12446 genome includes a region encoding these proteins:
- a CDS encoding type II toxin-antitoxin system RelE family toxin has product MRWLSENFDNLTPQALSADLSGLFKLRVGNYRVIYSFDTEALLITLHKIGHRRDIYN; this is encoded by the coding sequence ATTCGCTGGTTATCTGAAAATTTTGATAACCTAACTCCTCAAGCTTTGAGTGCTGATTTGAGTGGTCTGTTCAAATTGAGAGTAGGAAACTATCGGGTCATTTATTCTTTCGATACTGAAGCTTTATTAATCACGCTTCACAAAATTGGACATCGCCGAGATATTTATAATTAA